The Longimicrobium sp. DNA segment GACCTGCACCCCGCCCGCGTCCCACGGCTCGTACCGCAGCTCGAAGACGGCGCGAATCGGCCCCGTGGCCAGGATGCGGTGGCTCTTGAAGTTGCGGGCACGGTACATCGTCCCGTTCCGCCAGACGGCGCTCCCGCCGGCGCCGAGGGTCGGCCCCACCGTGTAGAAGTCCGCCCCCTCGCCGGTGTCCTGGTGGTAGGCGTCGTGCCCCTTGGCGTACCACTTCTCCACGATCAGGTCGCGCACGCGCTTGGGCCAGATGTCGATCCCGCTGCTCACCAGCGGCTCGAACTCGCTGGCCTGCCAGAGCCCCTGCCCGTAGATGCGGAAGGCGATGCGGTCGCTCTCCCACGCCACGTCGTCGCGGTGGGCGTCGTGGCGGGCGTGCACGCGGGCCACGGGCGGCGCGGCGGGCGCCTGCGCCTGGACCACGAACTCGCGCACCTCGCGCGGGCGGAAGCCGGCCTGGAAGAGCAGCTCGTCGGTCGTGCCGTCGCCGTCGGCGTCGAGCGGCTGCGAGACCACCTCGGCCCCGCTGCCGGCGTCCACCACGCGCACGCGGTCGGGACGCAGCGCGGGGAGCGCCCGGAGCAGCTCGGCCCAGGCGAGGGAGAGCGTCTCGTCCGGCCGGTCGGCGGCGATCGGGTTCTCCGCGCGCACCGCGATGCCAGCCGGGGCCGGCGCGGCGCGCTGGGCGGCGAGGCCGGTCGAAGCGGCGGCGAGCGCGCAGAAGGAGGCGGCGAGCAGGCGGCGGAAGCGGATCATGAGCGTCGTGGGATCGGGATCTCGTGAAGTCGGGGCGTCAGCGGAGGTCGCCCATCGCGACGCCCTGCATGTCGGCGAAGGCCTGGTTCTCGCCGCCCATCGCCCAGCAGAAGGAGTAGCTGGCGGTGCCGCACCCGGAGTGGATCGACCACCCGGGCGAGAGCGCCACCTGCCCGTCGCGGACGACGAGGTGCCGCGTCTCGCCGGGCTCGCCCAGCAGGTGGACGACGACGGCGTCCTGGGGGACGGCGAAGTAGAGGTAGACCTCGGTGCGGCGCGCGTGGGTGTGCGCGGGCATGGTGTTCCACACGCTGCCCTCCATCAGCTCGGTGACGCCCATCACCAGCTGCGCGGTGCGCACTCCGTCGGGGTGGAAGTACTTGCGCAGGACGCGGCGGTTGGCCTGCGCGACCGAGCCCAGCTCCGTGGCCTGCGCGTCCGCGTGCGCCAGGTGCGTGGTGGGGTGCGACGCGTGCGCCGGGTAGCTCACCAGGTAGAAGCGCGCGGGGTCTGCCGCGTCGTCGCTCTCGAACGCGACCTCGCGGCTCCCGCGGCCGACGTACAGCCCGTCGCGCGTAGCCATCCCGTAGCGCTCGCCGTCGACGGTGACCGCGCCCGGGCCGCCGACGTTCAGCACCCCCAGCTCGCGGCGCTCGGTGAAGTAGTCCGCCGCCATGGCCTCGGGCGCGTCCAGGCGCAGCGGCCCGCCGGTGGGGACGGCGCCGCCCAGCACCACGCGGTCGAGGTCCACGAAGCGCAGCGTGATCCGCCCCGGCTGGAAGAGGCCTTCCACCAGGAAGCGGTCGCGCAGCTCCGCGGTGTCCATGCGGCGCGCCGCGTCGGGCGAGGGGAGGTAGTGCATGCGGTCGGTCATCTCAGGGATTCGGGTTCTTCAACGCGCGCTCCGTCTCGCTGCCGCGCAAAGGCGTCTGGCCGATAGCGGGATGCAAAACTGTTGCGGGCGCCCATAACCAGACGTATTTTGAGAGAGTGGTCGCTCCGTCTTCCCCCGCGCGCCGGGTCGCCGGTGCTCTATCGGCGATTCCATCCGACGTGCAGAAACCCCGCTGAAC contains these protein-coding regions:
- a CDS encoding DUF4861 domain-containing protein: MIRFRRLLAASFCALAAASTGLAAQRAAPAPAGIAVRAENPIAADRPDETLSLAWAELLRALPALRPDRVRVVDAGSGAEVVSQPLDADGDGTTDELLFQAGFRPREVREFVVQAQAPAAPPVARVHARHDAHRDDVAWESDRIAFRIYGQGLWQASEFEPLVSSGIDIWPKRVRDLIVEKWYAKGHDAYHQDTGEGADFYTVGPTLGAGGSAVWRNGTMYRARNFKSHRILATGPIRAVFELRYEPWDAGGVQVSEVKRISIDAGQNLFRQEITYRAEGAAEVPYVVGTVKREGLVGASRRAGPWAWVSTWGPVERKNGGHGQLGTAVLMERSRMLESRETDDHYVAVASARPGTPAVQYVGAGWTASGDFRTVEDWWRYLDAFAERLANPVRVTVGQGGTRSAAR
- the kduI gene encoding 5-dehydro-4-deoxy-D-glucuronate isomerase; translation: MTDRMHYLPSPDAARRMDTAELRDRFLVEGLFQPGRITLRFVDLDRVVLGGAVPTGGPLRLDAPEAMAADYFTERRELGVLNVGGPGAVTVDGERYGMATRDGLYVGRGSREVAFESDDAADPARFYLVSYPAHASHPTTHLAHADAQATELGSVAQANRRVLRKYFHPDGVRTAQLVMGVTELMEGSVWNTMPAHTHARRTEVYLYFAVPQDAVVVHLLGEPGETRHLVVRDGQVALSPGWSIHSGCGTASYSFCWAMGGENQAFADMQGVAMGDLR